The Halostagnicola larsenii XH-48 region GAGGCCCGTCGGGTGCGCTGCAGTCGTAGCGCTCCTGGTCGGTGAGGACGAGCAAGACGTTGGACGGTGTGTCTGCCATCGGGACGGCTACACCGGGCGGCTAGTTAACGGTTACACCAGTGAGAAAGAGTGGATATCGAAACTCTCATGTGCCCGAATCTGACCAGCGTGATTCAATTCAAAAACCTCCCACTCGTCCGAGTCGACAGATTCGTCGTTAGGAAAAGTCCTCGGCGGTCGGCCGCTCCGCGTCGCCGGGGAACTCGTCGACCGGGGCCTGCACCTGATCGCCCGAGTCCATATCCTTGATCGTCACCTCGTCGTTCGCCAGATCCTGCTCGCCGACGATCACGGTCGTCTCGGCGTTGATCGAGTCTGCGTAGTTGAGCTGTGCGCCAAAGGAACGGCCGGCGATGTCGGTTTCGACGACGTGGCCGCGCTCGCGGAGCGCGCGGGTGATCCGCGCGGCTTCCGATCGCGTGTCGCCGACCTGCAGGACGTAGTAGTCCGTCCGCACCGCCTCCTCGGGCCAGACGTCCGCCCGCTGTAAGAGCAGCGACAGGGTCGCGTGCCCCGGCGCGACGCCCACCGCGGGCGTCGGCTGGCCGCCGAACTGCTCGATGAGGTCGTCGTAGCGACCGCCACCGAAGATCGACCGCGAGACCTCGCCAGCGGAATCGAAGCACTCGAAGACGATCCCCGTGTAGTAATCGAGCCCGCGAGCGGTCTCGAGCGAGATCGTACAGTACTCCCGGACGCCGAAGTCCTCCGCGGCCTCGAGTACGTTCTGGAGGTTTTCGACCGCCTCGGTGACGCGCTCGGTGCCGGCGAACTCCTCGATTGCCTCGAGATCGCCCGCCGCGATCAGATCATCGAACACCTCGGCCTGCTCGACCGTGAGCCCGGCGCCGACGAGCAGGTCGTGATACTCGGCCTGGGAAATTTTGTCGGACTTGTCAACGGCGCGGATCGCCGCCTCCGTGTCGATATCGGCGTCGTAGGTCTCGAGGACGCCCCCGAGGATGTCGCGGTGGGAGATGCGAAAGTCGAAGTCGGCCGACTCGAGCCCGAGACCCGTCATCGCGTCCGCGGCCCACGCCAGAATCTCGGCGTCGGCTTCGGGTTCGCTCGAGCCGAAGATGTCGACGTTCGTCTGGTAGAACTCGCGCTGGCGGCCCTGCTGGACCTGCTCGTAGCGCCAGAACGGCCGCGTCGAGA contains the following coding sequences:
- the hisS gene encoding histidine--tRNA ligase, producing MYDRIKGFRDVYPDEMAARRRTIDTIEETARQYGFREIETPALERAAMWTDKSGDDIVDELYAFEDQGGRHVTLTPELTPTVARMVVAKQQELSKPIKWFSTRPFWRYEQVQQGRQREFYQTNVDIFGSSEPEADAEILAWAADAMTGLGLESADFDFRISHRDILGGVLETYDADIDTEAAIRAVDKSDKISQAEYHDLLVGAGLTVEQAEVFDDLIAAGDLEAIEEFAGTERVTEAVENLQNVLEAAEDFGVREYCTISLETARGLDYYTGIVFECFDSAGEVSRSIFGGGRYDDLIEQFGGQPTPAVGVAPGHATLSLLLQRADVWPEEAVRTDYYVLQVGDTRSEAARITRALRERGHVVETDIAGRSFGAQLNYADSINAETTVIVGEQDLANDEVTIKDMDSGDQVQAPVDEFPGDAERPTAEDFS